TCCACACACAGAGTAAATGTTTCCAGGTTATATGTCAATCTGTCATGACAACTGATTTGGTTCTGGGTCCCGAGATTATATGTTGACGTGAATATTTGACTAGTGATCAGTGTATTCTAATGCAATCGTAATATGTTCAATTATACAGTATGTCTTCTGTGTGTTTTAAATCCGAATCATTGTAGCTTTTCTCATTCATGCTAAGATTGACAACATGTCTCAACATGAAAAATGGGTtctcccatctctcctcctctcgtgtGGTTCTCTAGTCTTGGCCAGGTGTTCTGCTACCCAGGACATCAGCAGACAGTGGTGCAGTGACCCCAGTGTTTCTGAGGGGAGCGCCGTGCAGGCGGAGAAGAAGACCGGGGGAGTGGCCTCTCCGAGCAgggaaacctctctctctccagagtggAGCACActgaggagaaagacagaggactCTGTGAGTTTACAACACAGGGAAATGTTGGCCCACTACATATGAGTACATTAGTTTCATatccatactgtatgtgctgATGCCGATAGTTGACTTCAGGATATAGTATGGATTCGAGGCTGTCAGTATATAGCATGGTTGGGGTTAAATCCAATGTAAATTCTGACAGTTGGGATGAAGTGGAATTTCAACGCAATAGTTCCAACCCTGGGACATAGTGACAAAAAGTGTGTGGTTTGTTAACCAAAAAGTGTGTGGTTTGTTAACCAAAAAGTGTGTGGTTTGTTAACCAGCAAGTGTGTGGATTGTTAACCAAAAAGTGTGCGGTTTGTTTAACCTAATAACCTGTTTCAAAACATCCAGTTTGATCTCCTTTAATAAACAATCATTTTGTAACATGAATATAGGAAGAGAGAATTCAGAATAGTCAACAAACAAACAGCCAGATCCCATGACATTGCTGTTTTGTTCCATTCATTTAAACAACATTATCATTTGAACTACACAGTTACCCctctttttgttttgttgtgtgtAACCTTTTTAACTTCTAGAGAGCTGATTGTCATGGACTCCCTCCTACCCCTCAAGTCCATGTAAGTGCAGAGGTCTAGTCTAACAGCATGTGCCCTACAGTACAGGTACATGACCAATGACACTGCTGCACCAATAACTAACAACCCATGCTTACATACAGACCTAGCTAATGGCTGTCGGTCTAACGAACGCTTGATGGAATGCTCACTGCAACATTGCTTATGTGTAGATGGACAGTGGACACATTTCAATATTCCAACCATGCCTATTTTACAGTAATGTAGAATTAGTCAACACAATattaaaacatacagtatattgttttGTTTAATAGATGGGTGCCTGTTTCTCCAAAGTCTTCAATGGTTGTCCTCTGAAGATCCACTGTGCTGTGACCTGGATCCTCCCTAAAACCAGAGGTAGGGTTACAGAAAGGGTTGAAGAGGTTAATATAAGGTTCTAACATACGACCTAGAATATGAACCAAGACATGATCTTATCTCTTCCTCAGATCAGTACCTTATTCTGGGTGCAGAGGAGGGTGTATATACTCTCAACCTCAACGAGCTCCACGAGGACACTCTGGAGAAGGTAGTGGTACAGACATTTATGAATATGGTAAAGGGGGAATTAATGTTGAATTCCTGACCATACCACTACTACCTTTCTCTTCCCCCACAGTTGCTCCCACAGAGATGTGCCTGGCTGTATGTCATGAACAACGTTTTGATGTCTGTATCAGGTAGGACAATCGATCCCCATTTTTCGTTCACCCAATCACACACCTATCCGATTGGTCATAGGATCCTACACCATCAATTACACTACTTCAAaccagatctgggttcaaatagtatttgagtgTTTGCTTGAGCCTACTTTGACTGCCAGGTGGGTGGGGTTTGCactccattggttccattgtaccAGGCAAGCTCGAAAAAGGACTGCTAAATTGGAACACTGGTTCTTACCATTCCTTCCCTCTCCACCCCCATCTTCAGGGAAGTCTTCCCAGCTGTACTCCCACAGTCTGATGTCTCTGTTTGAACAGAGAGGTCACAAGCAGCAGAAACAGAGTCTGTCCCTCAGTACCAACCGCCTCACTGAGAGGATCAACCCCAggtagagtgagtgtgtgtgagtgtgtgtgtgagtgtggattAATGTTATCGGGTTAAGTTTGCCTTCAAATTATGTGCATCTCctaatttcaattttttttaaaaatgtttgtctATCAGCAGGAAATATGCTGTAACTGTGAAGATACCAGACACTAAAAGCTGTCGAAGATGCAGTGTGGGTAAGTGTAATTTGACATTGTAATATGTTCAAGAAAGTTTATGAAATTGACCCAAAATGTATTCAGttgctctttctccctccctctctctctgccacagcAAGGAACCCATACACAGACAGCACGTTCCTGTGTGGGGCTGTACCGTCAGGTCTAGTTCTACTCTTGTGGTATGACCCCATGCAGAAATTTATGCAGCTCAAGGTGTGTATTGACATAACTCAATATTGTGGTATTAAAATGATTACTTACAATTTATTTAGATGAACCATGTCTGTTAGACTTGTAAAATGTATCCTCCTAtgctctcttcttccctctccttctctcagcaTATAGACATACGTCTACCAGATCCGCTCCCTATCTTTGAGCTACTGGTGTTAGTGACAGATGAGTTTCCACAGTTGTGTGTtggtgtgagagactgcactgcaGAGAAAGAGAAACCGCCAACCAACCAGCAACTGAAGTTTGATATCGTAGAGTTGAACGGCACACCAAACTCTTCACCAGGTAGCACAGATATGTTAGATGTCAGGATTTCAACCATATAACATTGTGTAGAAGAATTGTATAattatctctatttctctctttctgtcttgtgCGTGTGCAGAGAGTATGCCTGTCGGAGCCGGACCTGGAGCCGTGCAGGCGACACAGCTGGACAGAGACACGGTTCTCATTGCACTGGAGAGTGAGTCTATTGGAGCTCCATTGGAATATATTATATCCCTGGAGTATCAATCATTATCACTACCTACCCTTTAATGACCAACACCAATGGTATTTTTACAGAGACTGTGAAGATTGTCACCCTACAAGGGCTTCCTTCCAAGGAGCTGGCTTTTGAACTGGTCTTTGACTTCCCCATTGAAACACTAAGTAAAAACGTCATTCAATCCCAATTATCATTCTTTACTGCATAGAATGTTCTCAATTCATCACCAAATCATAGCTACAGGGGTGAGGTACTGTAGCTACAGCTACACACTacgtactgtatgtgtgggtgaTTTCTTTGTGACATTACTGTTGTGTGGCTAGTTTGTTTACAGGACAGTGTTCTGGCTTTCTGGAAGCATGGTCTTAAAGGGAGGAGTCTTCACACAAATGAGGTGATTTATAATGCCTTCTCTCCACCATGCGCTTGTGCGCTTATTCAAACCAAAAATGCTTGATCTGCATTGTAAGTATTTTATCTCTCTGAAACAGTGAAATAGATTTACATTCATCTTAGGTCACGCAGGAGATCACAGACGAAAGCAGAGTATTCCGGGTCTTGGGGACGAACAGGTATGCTCCAAACTCTACCTGGCCTGTTACCTTGAAAACTACATTATGTGTGATCCCATAAGGGGTCAAAGGTTATTTTGAGAAAACCAATCACGCTGTCTTTTGTCATTTCCATAGGGATATTGTCCTTCAGAGTACCCCCACAGAGGACCCATCAGCAATGAGCAACCTCTATATCCTGACTGGCCATGAAAGCAGCTACtaagaaaagacagagaaaaaggaaGGAAAGAAGAGAAAGCTATATTAAAGGAAGAAGTGAAGAAGAGTGTGTCCCAGAGATGGGCAGCTTTTATTGTGTGAAGAAAGGAGGCACTACAGGCCACTGGCTCTTCCCTGGCACCTAATAAACTCGAACCAGCCCCCTGGCACCTAATAAACTGGAACGAGCCCCCTCAGTGTAGACTTGTCTCAAACTGATGTAACCCCCTGTACCTGCATACTGGGAACTGACAGACCATATGAGACTCTCACACAATTAGCCACAGGGAGAAAACTGAGCTGTCATGTGTTCAAGGAAGAACTTGTTGAAAAAGACTTGTCagagagagcccccccccccctaacccctTGAATGCGCACACACTACTTTTAACCTGGTTCCAACCCCATTGTGTTTTCTTACTGGTGTGCCATTGGAAATACACTAACTGATGACTGAAGTCTGCACTGTCTTCTGATACaacattgtgaagtggaaaccaaCTACATCGGTGAACGGAATACACTGCTAGACCACCATGCTCTGTTCACTACCTGTAGTGGCATAGGTGGCACCGCTCCCAGATGTCAACATAAACAGTTTTCACCtcatatgcttgaaaatatgtcaCCTAAAATCAGATTgctaatacattttaaaagtgctttgaaagactttTCTGAGATCAGATAAAGACTTGAGATCAGATAAAGACTTTTCCAGGATTTAAAGTGTTTTCAATGGAGATCTCTGTTGAGCATGCTTTTTAGGACAGGATTGGGCTTAATCTGcatctggggaaaccagcccgaATGAAGTTGAATTGTATGATGAATTCCAATATTGTTCTGTTGTGTTTAGTCTCAAACCAGACATGGTGTGTTTGCCACAAAGTAAGACTACGTTGCGTTTAATGATACTGGTTTGCTTTTGTTTGGTTGTGGATGGGAGTGACTGGGCCCAATGTAACACTCGTCATCCCTGAAAGACACTTGAAGGAGAATGCATGTTGCTATTTAATTGTTTCTTTTAAGAAAAAAATGTGAGAATATGGATTTGAGAGTTTTTATGTATACTTTGTTGAACTTACGCCAAAACATTGAATTCCCAATGATAAAAtaaaacgttttgttttttgtttttttaaatgtgagtcGACTGATGCAAAGATAAAAGATGAATGTGTTTTTCTAAAGACATACAACATTACCTATGAAGTTAGTCTAGTTTAGCAAGCCTCAAGAATGTGTGTGACAAGTGTCAAAATAGATTGGCATGCTAATTAGTATTAGTATAAATTTCATTATAGGGCTCTTTGTACAATTAGTTGATAAAAATGTAATCCTTTTTATCCACTTGTAATAAGAAAATGAAACAAGATCAGAATCGTTCCGAtacaaaatattatttacaaCAGTATTATGAAATGGGTAAGCTTAcgtaaaaacatgacattatGCTTAACTTTATAATTGATGTAGTATCTCGACTGAACAGACGGGGGCTCCATTGCTTATTTTTTGATCCCCTTGATTGCGTCACACACTTCCTAAAAAATAATCACGGCGCCATTTCAGAATTCATTCATTGGCATTTGCAGTTTGAGTCGTTATTCAGGTAAGGGACATGGTGGAAATTGACATCTCAATCAGTGTTGATTTGTATTCAACTAGTTTTTAGAGGGAGGACAAAGACAACCTGTACGATATTATCACGATGTGTTTTGTTTGACCAGAATTAGTAATAGCTAGCACCATGCCGTGCGAACGTTTCTTTTCAACaacaaataatatatatataatgttaaACTAGTAAACGCAAACGAAGACCACGCTAGTTGGCTAGGTTATCAACCTCATTTGAATTTCAGTTGGAGGTTTTAGAGTGTCAGCCAGGTTGTTAACAgaacaggtagctagctaaaCTAGCTAAGTTAATTCCGACAGAACAAGCAACTAGCTGACGTTAACTGGCTAAAGTGAGGGAATTTCTACTTTTTATAACTACGGTAAGACTTACGAAGTTAGCtgcaagataaaaaaaaaaacgtattttataaatatatatatatttatcttaATAGCCAAGAAAAATTAAATGGAAAGTTCTCAATACTAACGTTAACTTTTCTATTTGGCCTGGTCAGCTACTGTTAGTTTGAGAATTAGCTAGCGGTAGGTTAActagataacattagctagcttaagtagctagctactgtacgtCAGATAGCTTGCAAACTTATTCTCTTTTGACATTTTATTAAAGTAGGCCTATAATCATAACCTTAGTTTTAAAGTTGTCTTTCATAGCTCATTTTGGACGTGGTATTTTTCTTCATGCTTCACATTTGAAATTGACTTGGTAAACAAACAACTGCTTGTCTCCACTGCCAGGAATAACACGACACAGATTTGAAGATGGTGAAAATATTCATAGGCAATCTTGACTCCGACACCACCGTGGACGAGCTACGCACTCTCTTCTCCCAGTATGGCAAGATCTCAGAGTGCGACATCGTCAAGAACTTTGGCTTTGTGCACATGAACGACAAAGCCGAAGCGGAGGAGGCAATCAAGAACCTTCACCACCATGAGCTCAACGGGGAGCAAATGAACGTGGAGATGAGCCGCGGCAGACCAAAGTCCACCACCAAGCTGCATGTCAGCAACATCCCAGAGGGTTGCACCAACGAGGAGCTGAAGACCAAGTTTGAGGAGTATGGCCCTGTGGTGGAGGCTGACATAGTGAAAGACTATGCATTTGTCCACATGGAGTCTGTGGATGATGCCATGGAGGCCATCAGTGGGCTGGACAACACAGCCTTCCAAGGTGAACCCGCAGATAGTCTGAGCTTTCTGTAGTTACAGAATACACTTCCCTTTAGATGGCATAAAGATCGTAAAGTGATGCCGAAAAGCATTTTGGTTTAATTCTCTGAGTTTAATGGATACGTAATGGCACTGTAAAGTCGTGAGTCTTTCGTGATTATTTTATCCGGTTTCAACGTAACAGTGCAGGTGAACTAATTGATGCTAATATATAAGTATTTGCAATGAGGAAATAACAGCCGTTAAGAATCAGTGGTGTGCGTGTCAGAACCCAACCGTCTCAtgcgtctcttctctctcctcaaaAGGCAAGCTGATGAGCGTGCATCTGTCCACCAGTCGCCTGCGCACGATCCCGGGAATGGGAGCTCAAACCGGCTGCTATGTCTGCGGGAAACAGGGTCACTGGTCGAAAGATTGCCCGAACGGCGGTCAGAACGGCGGTAGCTATGGTGACCGTGGTGAACGCCCCAGGGGTGGCCTAATGATGGGCCACGGCAGGGGTTTCCCACGGGGTCCCCCAGGTTTCAGCAGGAGTTCCGAAAGATACCCGAGTGGCTACGGGATGCCCCCAAGAGCTGCGGAATCCTATTACATGGGCAGGCTAGGGTATAGCAGAGCGTCCAGTTATCTGGGGGGGCCGCCTCTTCCCCCTTTGAGCCGTAGGCCTAGCTATGGCTCTGCTCGGGAGTACAGCGCCGATGCCAGGGATCGGTACAGCGGCAGGCTACCGAGCTCTTATCCCGAGAGGGTATCGGCCTATGAGCGAGACCGTTACAGCAGCCATGTTGACTATTATGAGAAGTACAGGGCACGGCCATACGGCTCGAGCTATTTTGAAGAGCGCCGCCTGGGCTatatcccccctcccccctcttcctccctctcaagGCTCTCCTCTAGTGTCGACCCGTACGAGCGTCGCCCGCTACCACCATCCTCGGCGGCCGCCTCGTACTACTTGCGAGACCGCAGCCCGATCAGACGAGTGCCTGTCACCTCTGACAGCTATGGTTATGAGCGTTCACGGCTGTCCCCGGTGTCGTCCTCCAGAAGCTCCTCGTACGCCGTCCCACAGGCCAGGGACCCTTACACCGATCGGACACGCTATGCTTACTGAGCTACATACTGCCAAGGTGAGCCAACCAAACAGGAGTACTGGCCCATTGCTCTGTGACATCTGGAATGGTGCGTGCCATTGAATGTAAAACGGgtacatgatgatgatgacacaGTGGGGGCTGGGAACTGTAGACTCGTGTTCATCCTAATATTTCTTCAATGAAGAACAGAAACTATGTCCCCCCCACAGTGCTTTTAAACCGTAAAACACAATCCAATTCTCAAAGCGAATGCTCTGCTCTTTTCTAGGTGTGTATGACTCGCCAGACTTTTCCTTTGCTACCATTCCTCCTCCGAGCTGCATGGTTCCATCGAGCTGTGCCACGTGCCGCAAACAAACCTTTCGTGACTCGGAATGTGATGGCACGAGAATGACGCAGGCGGAAATCGGCATGTGCATCTTCCTGGCACCTGTGTGCCAGCCGTCGGCAGATGAATCTTCATCTCAACTGACTAATCAATCCATATTCAAGTCAACATACTTCCTTTATTTACAGTTGTCACTTACAAGGACACTTAGCTATCTGGAACCACAGGTCTGGcactgtgtgtgtgatgttaatACTAGCTTAACTATACCGGCTTTCCACTCGCTTtgtttctttttatttatttttatgcatCTTTTTATTTTTAAGATTCTCCTCAAAGCAAATTGGCCACTGAATTTGGCGTATTGAGGTGACCATAGTTTAGAGACATTTGTCTTACTTGAGGAATATTTTTCATTCATTTAATTGTTTTCAGCTATTAATTACAAATTATAATCTCATTCATGCCATGTATAGCGCAGTAATTCAACCACATTTTTGTTTTGAAATTTCCCCAGTAATACACCATTTTAAGAATAGACCGGTATGAATATTTGTCAAATTCATGCACTGGCTTTGAGAACGTTCATGTACATCTGTTTTCTTAAGAGGACATTCCACTTAGTGTTGAGGAAATCCTCGTCATACTGCTTTTGCTTAGAGTTGCTATCGGCTGTAACGGTGACATCCGTATCCCAAAACAAACTTTCCAATTTGTGTCAGTTGATTTGGTTCATCAATAATATCTGCATAGGTCTCCTAACTAAAAAGAAGCATTCAGTTTGTACTAATTTGAACAGTGTGCATAGCACATATAGATTCATACACCGCCAAATGTACTCTTCTTGCGTAATTCGGGAAGGCCCAATCTGATATACACCAATTCAAGAGGATATAGCAATATATTAAATATTGTTTTCTAACAATCTTAAGTTTTAATAAATCAAATTCACCTGTGTTCATTGAATATTCATTGCTACTCAACATAAACATGTTCAATACAGCAAATAACATGAGCATAACTCAGGGCTATGACATAATCATTAAGGTAAGGGGCTCTTGTCTTAATAATCACTTTCTATGGGTGCCTTTTATAGCTAAGCTATTTTGGGAATTGTTGTAGTTTGTATTTTTCCTAAATCCAAGCGTGTACGTTTTTcgcattttattttttaataaaccAAGTATTTTGGTGCGAATTTTCTTTGTGTGTGCTCTCTCCAGCCTTTATCCACATCTACACTAAATTGAAATGAATACTTTTCTGATAATACCTACTAAAAACTAAATCAAGTACAGTTGGAAAGAAATGCACTTATGCTTCTTTCGTCCAATCAACCGGTTTGATTTCGACGCCCTCCA
The sequence above is drawn from the Salvelinus namaycush isolate Seneca chromosome 36, SaNama_1.0, whole genome shotgun sequence genome and encodes:
- the LOC120030420 gene encoding RNA-binding protein 4.1-like, coding for MVKIFIGNLDSDTTVDELRTLFSQYGKISECDIVKNFGFVHMNDKAEAEEAIKNLHHHELNGEQMNVEMSRGRPKSTTKLHVSNIPEGCTNEELKTKFEEYGPVVEADIVKDYAFVHMESVDDAMEAISGLDNTAFQGKLMSVHLSTSRLRTIPGMGAQTGCYVCGKQGHWSKDCPNGGQNGGSYGDRGERPRGGLMMGHGRGFPRGPPGFSRSSERYPSGYGMPPRAAESYYMGRLGYSRASSYLGGPPLPPLSRRPSYGSAREYSADARDRYSGRLPSSYPERVSAYERDRYSSHVDYYEKYRARPYGSSYFEERRLGYIPPPPSSSLSRLSSSVDPYERRPLPPSSAAASYYLRDRSPIRRVPVTSDSYGYERSRLSPVSSSRSSSYAVPQARDPYTDRTRYAY